The proteins below are encoded in one region of Ochotona princeps isolate mOchPri1 chromosome 24, mOchPri1.hap1, whole genome shotgun sequence:
- the TAOK2 gene encoding serine/threonine-protein kinase TAO2 isoform X1, whose translation MPAGGRAGSLKDPDVAELFFKDDPEKLFSDLREIGHGSFGAVYFARDVRNSEVVAIKKMSYSGKQSNEKWQDIIKEVRFLQKLRHPNTIQYRGCYLREHTAWLVMEYCLGSASDLLEVHKKPLQEVEIAAVTHGALQGLAYLHSHNMIHRDVKAGNILLSEPGLVKLGDFGSASIMAPANSFVGTPYWMAPEVILAMDEGQYDGKVDVWSLGITCIELAERKPPLFNMNAMSALYHIAQNESPVLQSGHWSEYFRNFVDSCLQKIPQDRPTSEVLLKHRFVLRERPPTVIMDLIQRTKDAVRELDNLQYRKMKKILFQEAPNGPGAEAPEEEEPTPCSQEAEPYMHRAGTLTSLESSHSVPSMSISASSQSSSVNSLADASDNEEEEEEEEEEEEEEEGPEAREMAMMQEGEHTVTSHSSIIHRLPGSDNLYDDPYQPEMAPSPPQPPAAPAPAATTSSARRRAYCRNRDHFATIRTASLVSRQIQEHEQDSALREQLSGYKRMRRQHQKQLLALESRLRGEREEHSARLQRELEAQRAGFGAEAEKLARRHQAIGEKEARAAQAEERKFQQHILGQQKKELAALLEAQKRTYKLRKEQLKEELQENPSTPKREKAEWLLRQKEQLQQCQAEEEAGLLRRQRQYFELQCRQYKRKMLLARHSLDQDLLREDLNKKQTQKDLECALLLRQHEATRELELRQLQAVQRTRAELTRLQHQTELGNQLEYNKRREQELRQKHAAQVRQQPKSLKVRAGQRPLGLPLPTPGALGPPSPDMPSQEQLCSAGHEAVLDQRMLGEEEEEEEEAVPERRILGKEGSTSEPEEQGTWGEESVACNPSPQKHGNLVDEAVWDPPEDNGEELRVLSVSPEERSIVGQEEAGVWRVWEKDEGLLEEELELGWDQGPPLTPVPEEEEEEEDGAPVGTPRDPGDGCPSPDIPPEPPPPHLRPGPVSQLPGLLSHGLLAGLSFAVGSSSGLLPLLLLLLLPLLAAQGGGGLQAALLALEVGLVGLGASYLLLCTALHLAPSLFLLLAQGTALGAVLGLSWRRGLLGVPLGLGAAWLLAWPGLALPLAAVAAGGKWVQQQGPRMRRAVSRLWLRILLRLSPVVFRALQGCGAIGDRGLFTLYPKTNKDGFRSRLPVPGPRRAHARSFHPLALLAKVWALCKGWNWRLARASQSLASRLPPWAIHTLASWGLLRGERPSRIPRLLPRSLRRLGPPSSRQPPPGSVAGRRARARPSRALPPWR comes from the exons ATGCCAGCTGGGGGCCGGGCCGGGAGCCTGAAGGACCCCGATGTGGCTGAGCTCTTCTTCAAGGATGACCCTGAAAAGCTCTTCTCTGACCTCCGGGAAATTGGCCACGGCAGCTTTGGGGCTGTGTACTTT GCCCGGGATGTCCGGAACAGCGAGGTGGTGGCCATCAAGAAGATGTCCTACAGTGGGAAGCAATCAAATGAG AAATGGCAGGACATCATTAAGGAGGTGCGCTTCCTACAGAAGCTCCGGCATCCCAATACCATTCAGTACCGGGGCTGTTACCTGAGGGAGCACACAGCATGG CTGGTGATGGAGTATTGTCTGGGTTCAGCTTCTGATCTTCTAGAAG TGCACAAGAAGCCGCTGCAGGAGGTGGAGATCGCAGCGGTGACCCACGGGGCACTTCAGGGCCTGGCCTATCTACACTCCCACAACATGATCCACAG GGATGTAAAGGCTGGGAACATTCTGCTGTCAGAGCCAGGCCTGGTGAAGCTGGGGGACTTCGGCTCCGCATCCATCATGGCACCCGCCAACTCCTTCGTGGGCACCCCGTACTG GATGGCACCAGAGGTGATCCTGGCCATGGATGAAGGGCAGTATGACGGTAAAGTGGACGTCTGGTCCCTGGGGATAACCTGCATCGAGCTGG CGGAACGGAAACCACCACTGTTTAACATGAATGCGATGAGTGCCTTATACCACATTGCACAGAATGAGTCCCCCGTGCTCCAGTCAGGACACTG GTCTGAATACTTCCGGAATTTTGTCGATTCCTGTCTCCAGAAAATTCCTCAAGACAGACCGACCTCTGAGGTTCTTCTTAAG CACCGCTTTGTGCTCCGGGAGCGGCCACCCACAGTCATCATGGACCTAATCCAGAGGACGAAGGATGCCGTGCGGGAGCTGGACAATCTGCAGTACCGCAAGATGAAGAAGATCCTCTTCCAGGAGGCACCGAATGGCCCTGGCGCAGAGGCCCCGGAGGAAGAGGAG CCCACGCCCTGTTCGCAGGAGGCGGAGCCCTACATGCACCGGGCTGGCACGCTGACCAGTCTAGAGAGTAGCCACTCAGTGCCCAGCATGTCCATCAGCGCCTCTAGCCAGAGCAGCTCAGTCAACAGCCTGGCAGATGCTTCAGAcaatgaggaggaagaagaggaggaagaggaggaggaggaggaagaggaaggcccGGAAGCCCGAGAGATGGCCATGATGCAGGAGGGGGAGCACACTGTCACCTCGCACAGCTCCATCATCCATCGGTTGCCG GGCTCCGACAACCTGTATGATGATCCCTACCAGCCAGAAATGGCCCCAAGTCCtccccagccacctgcagccccagctcctgccgcCACCACCTCCTCTGCCCGCCGCCGGGCCTACTGCCGCAACCGGGACCACTTTGCTACCATCCGCACTGCCTCCCTG GTCAGCCGGCAGatccaggagcatgagcaggacTCAGCCCTGCGGGAGCAGCTGAGTGGCTACAAGCGGATGCGGCGGCAGCACCAGAAACAGCTACTGGCACTCGAGTCGCGACTgaggggcgagcgtgaggagcaCAGCGCACGCCTGCAGCGGGAGCTTGAGGCCCAGCGGGCAGGCTTTGGGGCCgaagcagagaagctggcacGCCGGCACCAGGCCATCGGGGAGAAGGAGGCGCGCGCGGCCCAGGCTGAGGAGCGCAAGTTCCAGCAGCACATCCTAGGCCAGCAGAAGAAGGAGCTGGCCGCCCTGCTGGAGGCGCAAAAGCGCACCTACAAGCTGCGCAAGGAGCAGCTGAAGGAG GAGCTCcaggagaaccccagcaccccgAAGCGGGAGAAGGCTGAGTGGCTGCTGCGGCAGAAGGAGCAGCTGCAGCAATGCCAGGCGGAAGAGGAGGCTGGCCTGCTGCGGCGGCAGCGCCAGTACTTTGAGCTGCAGTGCCGCCAGTACAAGCGCAAGATGCTGCTGGCTCGCCACAGTCTGGACCAGGACCTATTACGAGAG GACTTGAAcaagaagcagacacagaaggactTGGAGTGTGCATTGCTGCTCCGGCAGCATGAGGCCACGCGGGAGCTGGAGCTGCGGCAGCTCCAGGCCGTGCAGCGTACCCGGGCTGAGCTCACCCGCTTGCAGCACCAGACGGAGCTAGGCAACCAGCTGGAGTACAACAAGCGGCGTGAGCAAGAGTTACGGCAGAAGCACGCGGCCCAGGTTCGCCAGCAGCCCAAGAGCCTCAAAGTACGTGCAGGCCAGCGCCCCCTGGGCCTCCCGCTCCCCACTCCTGGTGCTCTGGGACCACCCAGCCCAGACATGCCTAGCCAAGAGCAACTCTGCTCAGCTGGCCACGAGGCAGTCCTGGACCAAAGGATgttgggagaggaggaggaagaggaggaggaagccgttccagagaggaggattttgggaaaggaagggagcaCCTCGGAGCCAGAGGAGCAAGGGACCTGGGGGGAAGAGTCAGTAGCCTGTAACCCTAGCCCCCAGAAACATGGGAATCTAGTCGATGAGGCAGTTTGGGATCCACCTGAGGATAATGGGGAGGAACTCAGGGTCTTGTCCGTGTCGCCTGAGGAGAGGAGCATtgtgggccaggaggaagccgGGGTGTGGAGGGTGTGGGAGAAGGATGAGGGCCTtctggaggaggagctggagcttGGCTGGGACCAGGGCCCGCCACTGACTCCTGTccctgaggaggaagaggaggaggaggacggggcTCCTGTTGGGACCCCCAGGGACCCTGGAGATGGCTGTCCGTCTCCAGACATCCCTCCTGAGCCCCCTCCACCCCATCTGCGGCCTGGCCCTGTTAGCCAGCTGCCTGGACTCTTGTCGCACGGCCTCCTGGCCGGCCTGTCCTTTGCAGTGGGCTCATCCTCTGGTCTTTTGCccctactgttgctgctgctgctccccctcCTGGCGGCCCAGGGTGGGGGAGGCCTGCAGGCAGCGCTGCTGGCCCTGGAGGTGGGGCTAGTTGGCCTGGGGGCCTCCTACTTACTGCTGTGTACTGCTCTCCACCTGGCCCCAAGTTTGTTCCTGCTCCTCGCCCAGGGCACTGCCCTGGGAGCCGTTCTGGGACTGAGCTGGCGCCGAGGCCTTCTGGGTGTGCCTTTGGGCCTGGGAGCCGCCTGGCTCCTAGCATGGCCAGGCTTGGCTCTacctctggcagctgtggccgCAGGGGGCAAATGGGTGCAGCAGCAGGGCCCCCGCATGCGCCGGGCTGTCTCCCGACTTTGGCTGCGGATTCTGCTACGCCTGTCACCCGTGGTCTTTCGGgccctgcagggctgtggggctATAGGGGATCGGGGCCTGTTTACACTCTACCCCAAGACCAACAAGGATGGCTTCCGCAGCCGCCTGCCTGTCCCTGGGCCCCGGCGAGCTCATGCCCGCTCCTTCCATCCACTAGCCCTGTTGGCCAAGGTTTGGGCCTTGTGCAAGGGCTGGAACTGGCGCCTGGCACGGGCCAGCCAGAGTTTAGCTTCCCGCTTGCCCCCTTGGGCTATCCACACACTGGCCAGCTGGGGCCTGCTGCGGGGTGAACGACCCAGCCGGATTCCCCGGCTACTGCCACGCAGCTTGCGCCGACTGGGGCCCCCATCCTCCCGCCAGCCTCCGCCAGGGAGTGTGGCTGGGCGGAGAGCCCGAGCCCGCCCATCCCGGGCCCTGCCTCCCTGGAGGTAG